In Streptomyces violaceusniger Tu 4113, one DNA window encodes the following:
- a CDS encoding APC family permease, with the protein MGDTANTPAGPGELRRRLGVFDAVVVGLGSMIGAGIFGALAPAAREAGSGLLLGLVAAGVVAYCNATSSARLAARYPRSGGTYVYGRERLGDFWGYLAGWGFVVGKTASCAAMALTVGTYVWPDQAHAVAVAAVVALTAVNYVGVHKAAWLTRAVVAVVLAVLAAVVVALLTSGEADAARLEIGRDATLGGVLRAGGLPFFAFAGYARIATLGAEVRDPARTIPRAIPLALGITLAVYAAVAIAALTVLGSGGLAAAGAPLAEAVRAAGLAWPAPVVRVGAAVAALGSLLALILGVSRTTLAMARDRHLPPALAAVHPRFAVPHRAELAVGAVVAVLAATADLRGAIGFSSFGVLAYYAVANAAAWTLTPAEGRPPRIVPGLGLAGCLLLAFALPVSSVVSGAAVLALGAAAYGVRRLATR; encoded by the coding sequence GTGGGCGATACGGCGAACACCCCGGCCGGGCCGGGGGAGTTGCGGCGCCGCCTGGGGGTCTTCGACGCGGTCGTGGTCGGCCTGGGGTCGATGATCGGCGCGGGCATCTTCGGGGCGCTGGCGCCCGCGGCGCGGGAGGCGGGGTCGGGGCTGCTGCTCGGCCTGGTGGCCGCCGGAGTGGTGGCGTACTGCAACGCCACCTCCTCCGCGCGGCTGGCCGCCCGCTATCCGCGCTCGGGCGGCACCTATGTCTACGGCCGTGAGCGGCTGGGCGACTTCTGGGGGTATCTGGCCGGCTGGGGGTTCGTGGTCGGCAAGACCGCCTCCTGCGCGGCGATGGCCCTGACCGTCGGCACCTATGTCTGGCCCGATCAGGCACATGCGGTGGCGGTGGCGGCCGTGGTGGCGCTGACGGCCGTCAACTACGTGGGGGTGCACAAGGCCGCCTGGCTGACGCGGGCCGTCGTGGCCGTCGTGCTCGCGGTCCTGGCCGCCGTGGTCGTCGCCCTCCTCACCTCCGGGGAGGCGGACGCGGCACGGCTGGAGATCGGCCGGGACGCCACCCTCGGCGGGGTACTGCGCGCGGGCGGCCTGCCGTTCTTCGCCTTCGCCGGATACGCCCGTATCGCCACCCTCGGCGCGGAGGTCCGCGACCCGGCACGCACCATTCCCCGTGCCATCCCGCTCGCGCTCGGCATCACCCTGGCCGTCTACGCGGCGGTCGCGATCGCCGCGCTGACCGTGCTGGGCAGCGGCGGGCTGGCCGCCGCGGGCGCCCCGCTGGCCGAGGCCGTGCGCGCCGCCGGGCTCGCGTGGCCGGCGCCGGTGGTGCGGGTGGGCGCCGCGGTGGCCGCGCTCGGCTCGCTGCTCGCGCTGATCCTGGGCGTCTCCCGGACCACATTGGCCATGGCCCGTGACCGGCACCTCCCGCCCGCGCTGGCCGCCGTGCACCCCCGGTTCGCGGTGCCGCACCGCGCCGAGCTGGCCGTGGGCGCGGTGGTGGCGGTTCTGGCGGCGACGGCGGATCTGCGCGGTGCGATCGGGTTCTCCTCGTTCGGGGTGTTGGCCTACTACGCCGTCGCCAACGCCGCCGCCTGGACCCTCACCCCGGCCGAGGGCCGCCCACCGCGGATCGTGCCGGGGCTCGGCCTGGCCGGCTGTCTGCTGCTGGCCTTCGCCCTGCCGGTCTCCTCGGTGGTCTCCGGCGCGGCGGTGCTGGCCTTGGGCGCCGCGGCCTACGGCGTGCGGCGCTTGGCCACCAGGTAG
- a CDS encoding heavy metal translocating P-type ATPase, giving the protein MSAELIEEQPPADAPPPVRPRRTRVRELPEVRWAALATAAFLPAFPLDLAGAPAWLWGPLYAVCYVAGGWEPGLAGLRALRERALDVDLLMVVAAIGAAAIGQYLDGALLIVIFAVSGALEAFATRRTADSVRGLLDLAPDTAARITPGGAEERVAVSALRVGDTVLVRPGERLPADGTVREGTSDVQQAGITGEPLPVDKGPGDEVFAGTLNGTGALRVTVNRDASASVIARIVAMVEEASERKAPGQLFIERIEQRYAIGVVAATLALFAVPPAFGADLTETLLRAMTFMIVASPCAVVLATMPPLLSAIATCGRHGVLVKSAAAMERLGAVTRVALDKTGTLTEESARVRGIQVLPGSGLTEYEALALAAAAERPSEHPLARAVVAAARERGLHLEPAADFASAPGRGVRAVVTGHTVQVGSPTALLDGAAAHLEGPGDPAPLTGGDAPVRTEIGDAPVRAAVAEVEDSGATAVAVLVDGRPVAVLAIAAPLRAGAAEAVAALGRLTGTPPVLLTGDNKRAAARLGEEVGIADVRAGLLPQDKVATVRGWEDAGERVLMVGDGVNDAPALAAAHTGVAMGRASSALTLETADAVVVRDELAAVPSLVTLSRRARRLVAQNLLIACVCIGALVVWDLFGHLPLPLGVAGHEGSTVLVGLNGLRLLRTSAWPGAVRARRRAAGS; this is encoded by the coding sequence GTGTCCGCCGAGCTCATCGAGGAACAGCCGCCCGCCGACGCTCCACCGCCCGTACGGCCGCGCCGGACCCGCGTCCGCGAGCTGCCCGAGGTGCGGTGGGCCGCGCTGGCCACCGCCGCGTTCCTGCCCGCCTTCCCGCTCGACCTGGCGGGCGCCCCGGCGTGGCTGTGGGGCCCGCTCTACGCGGTCTGCTACGTCGCCGGGGGCTGGGAGCCGGGCCTGGCGGGGCTGCGCGCCCTCAGGGAACGAGCCCTGGACGTCGATCTGCTGATGGTCGTGGCCGCGATCGGGGCGGCGGCGATCGGGCAGTACCTCGACGGCGCCCTGCTGATCGTCATCTTCGCGGTCTCGGGCGCGCTGGAGGCGTTCGCCACCCGGCGCACCGCCGACTCCGTACGCGGACTGCTGGATCTGGCACCCGACACCGCCGCGCGGATCACCCCCGGCGGCGCCGAGGAGCGGGTGGCCGTCAGCGCGCTGCGCGTCGGCGACACCGTGCTCGTCCGGCCCGGTGAGCGGCTGCCCGCCGACGGCACCGTGCGCGAGGGGACGAGCGACGTCCAGCAGGCCGGCATCACCGGCGAGCCGCTGCCGGTGGACAAGGGGCCCGGGGACGAGGTGTTCGCAGGCACACTGAACGGGACGGGCGCGCTGCGCGTCACGGTGAACCGGGACGCCTCCGCGTCGGTCATCGCCCGGATCGTGGCCATGGTCGAGGAGGCGAGCGAGCGCAAGGCCCCCGGCCAACTGTTCATCGAGAGGATCGAGCAGCGCTATGCCATCGGCGTGGTGGCCGCCACGCTCGCGCTGTTCGCGGTACCGCCCGCCTTCGGCGCGGACCTCACCGAAACCCTGCTGCGGGCCATGACCTTCATGATCGTGGCATCGCCGTGTGCGGTGGTGCTCGCCACCATGCCGCCACTGCTGTCCGCCATCGCCACCTGCGGACGCCACGGCGTGCTGGTCAAGTCCGCCGCGGCCATGGAGCGCCTGGGAGCCGTCACGCGGGTGGCGCTGGACAAGACCGGAACGCTCACCGAGGAGTCGGCGCGCGTCCGCGGGATCCAGGTCCTCCCGGGCAGTGGCCTCACCGAGTACGAGGCCCTGGCCCTGGCCGCCGCGGCCGAGCGGCCCAGCGAGCATCCGCTGGCCCGTGCGGTGGTCGCCGCCGCGCGGGAACGCGGTCTGCACCTGGAGCCCGCGGCCGACTTCGCCTCGGCACCGGGGCGGGGCGTACGGGCGGTGGTCACGGGCCACACCGTCCAGGTGGGCAGCCCCACGGCACTGCTGGACGGCGCGGCGGCGCATCTGGAGGGCCCCGGCGACCCGGCACCGCTCACCGGCGGGGACGCCCCGGTCCGTACCGAGATCGGGGACGCCCCGGTCCGTGCGGCCGTCGCGGAGGTCGAGGACAGCGGTGCCACCGCCGTCGCCGTCCTCGTCGACGGCCGCCCCGTCGCCGTCCTCGCCATCGCCGCTCCGCTGCGCGCCGGGGCCGCCGAAGCCGTCGCCGCGCTGGGCCGACTCACCGGCACGCCACCGGTGTTGCTGACCGGCGACAACAAGCGTGCCGCCGCCCGGCTGGGCGAGGAGGTCGGCATCGCCGACGTACGGGCCGGGCTGCTGCCGCAGGACAAGGTCGCGACCGTACGGGGGTGGGAGGACGCCGGGGAGCGGGTGCTGATGGTCGGCGACGGGGTCAACGACGCCCCGGCACTGGCGGCCGCGCACACCGGTGTCGCCATGGGGCGGGCCAGTTCCGCGCTGACGCTGGAGACCGCCGACGCCGTGGTCGTCCGCGACGAACTGGCGGCCGTGCCCTCGCTCGTGACCCTGTCGCGGCGCGCCCGCCGCCTGGTGGCGCAGAACCTGCTCATCGCGTGTGTGTGCATCGGCGCGCTGGTGGTGTGGGATCTGTTCGGCCATCTGCCGCTGCCGCTCGGCGTGGCGGGCCATGAGGGCTCCACCGTCCTGGTGGGCCTCAACGGTCTGCGGCTGCTGCGCACCTCCGCCTGGCCGGGCGCGGTGCGGGCCCGCCGCCGGGCCGCCGGGAGCTGA
- a CDS encoding LacI family DNA-binding transcriptional regulator: protein MAPTLTDVAKGANVALSTASRAFSDPGRLGPQTLRKVLTVAQQLGYEPPVAHATETATAAGAETATVALVVPDIANPVFGAFVKAAQGECRHRKQTVVLADTDLDPDREREVIAQMRDRADGLVVCSPRLDADDVLDICGRTPAVLVNRETAGTDCVIADAAHGMRQAVEYLTALGHRRIAYVQGMRRSWSNAHRVGLIRTEAERAGLDLELLGWQSETVAGGTAAAASVMASGASAVITHNDLMAFGVLTGARALGLGVPEDLSVVGVDDIPFTEVSQPSLTSISVPMARAGALSLQMLGQVLAGERRIPRTHRLPTQLIVRDSTGPATRAPRHEPATPATPATPATKDAS, encoded by the coding sequence ATGGCCCCCACTCTGACCGATGTCGCCAAGGGCGCCAATGTCGCACTGTCCACGGCGTCCCGGGCGTTCAGCGACCCCGGCCGACTCGGCCCCCAGACCCTGCGCAAGGTGCTGACCGTCGCGCAGCAGCTGGGATACGAACCGCCCGTGGCGCATGCCACCGAGACCGCCACTGCGGCCGGAGCCGAGACCGCCACCGTCGCGCTCGTCGTCCCGGATATCGCCAACCCCGTCTTCGGGGCCTTCGTCAAGGCCGCACAGGGCGAGTGCCGACACCGCAAGCAGACCGTCGTCCTCGCCGACACCGACCTCGACCCGGACCGTGAGCGCGAGGTCATCGCGCAGATGAGGGACCGGGCGGACGGCCTGGTCGTGTGCTCTCCCCGGCTCGACGCGGACGATGTGCTCGACATCTGCGGACGCACCCCCGCCGTCTTGGTCAACCGCGAAACGGCCGGCACCGACTGTGTGATCGCCGACGCCGCCCACGGGATGCGCCAGGCCGTGGAATACCTGACCGCCCTCGGGCACCGACGGATCGCCTACGTCCAGGGCATGCGACGCTCCTGGTCCAACGCCCACCGCGTCGGCCTCATCCGCACCGAGGCCGAACGAGCCGGGCTGGACCTGGAGTTGCTCGGATGGCAGTCCGAGACGGTGGCGGGCGGCACCGCCGCCGCCGCGAGCGTCATGGCCTCGGGCGCCTCCGCCGTCATCACCCACAACGACCTGATGGCGTTCGGCGTGCTGACCGGCGCCCGGGCGCTGGGGCTGGGCGTGCCCGAGGACCTCAGCGTCGTGGGGGTCGATGACATCCCCTTCACCGAGGTGTCACAGCCGTCCCTGACGAGCATCTCCGTGCCGATGGCCCGCGCCGGGGCGCTCAGCCTGCAGATGCTGGGACAGGTCCTCGCGGGCGAACGGCGGATCCCCCGTACGCACCGGCTGCCCACCCAGCTCATCGTGCGCGACTCCACCGGCCCCGCCACCCGCGCCCCCCGGCACGAGCCCGCCACGCCCGCCACGCCCGCCACGCCCGCCACCAAGGACGCCTCATGA
- a CDS encoding ArsR/SmtB family transcription factor: MGHGADSQTTPAAHLDADSAATIAATLQALATPSRLMILTRLRQAPCAVTELAEAVGMEQSAVSHQLRLLRALGLVTGSRQGRRIVYSLYDNHVAQLLDEAVYHIEHLRLGARDLPAPVKTDLDTDRG; the protein is encoded by the coding sequence ATGGGACACGGAGCCGACAGTCAGACCACCCCGGCAGCGCATCTGGACGCGGACTCCGCCGCCACCATCGCCGCCACCCTCCAGGCCCTGGCCACGCCCTCGAGGCTGATGATCCTCACCCGCCTCCGCCAGGCCCCCTGCGCGGTCACCGAGCTGGCCGAGGCGGTCGGCATGGAGCAGTCCGCGGTCTCCCACCAACTCCGGCTGCTGCGCGCCCTCGGGCTGGTCACCGGCTCACGGCAGGGCCGCCGGATCGTCTACAGCCTCTACGACAACCACGTCGCCCAGCTTCTCGACGAGGCCGTCTACCACATCGAGCATCTGCGGCTCGGCGCACGCGATCTGCCTGCGCCGGTGAAGACCGATCTCGACACGGACCGGGGCTGA
- a CDS encoding 2-hydroxyacid dehydrogenase, which yields MTTASLTVVVADPNLTPLRAEFEAALPHGTVVHWPDPRHTEAVEAAMKSADVLVSGRCTATMATVATRLRLVHAAGAGTDNIGIAALPPGTQVANTYHHENAIAEYAVSATIVMRRGFLRQHTALRREAHWDTPAHDPRAPWAEDLTAATVGFIGFGHIGARCWQLFQAFGARGIAVTRGGNVDAAAHGLLWSGTVENLGTLLESSDAVVVSVPLTDDTTGLIGAAELSRMRPAAVLVNAGRGPVVDEDALYQALSDRAIGGAAIDVWYRYPADGHTGAPSKHPFDTLDNVLMTPHSSGLTRQTFAHRTADITANIRRLAAGEPLHNVVAVAP from the coding sequence ATGACCACCGCCTCCCTGACCGTGGTGGTCGCCGACCCCAATCTCACCCCGCTGCGAGCCGAGTTCGAGGCCGCCCTCCCCCACGGCACGGTCGTCCACTGGCCCGACCCCCGGCACACCGAGGCGGTCGAAGCCGCCATGAAAAGCGCGGACGTCCTGGTGTCGGGCCGGTGCACCGCCACCATGGCCACGGTCGCCACCCGGCTCCGGCTGGTCCACGCCGCCGGAGCCGGGACGGACAACATCGGCATCGCCGCACTGCCGCCGGGCACCCAAGTGGCCAACACCTACCACCACGAGAACGCCATCGCCGAATACGCGGTGTCCGCCACGATCGTTATGCGCCGCGGCTTCCTGCGCCAGCACACCGCACTGCGCCGCGAGGCGCACTGGGACACCCCCGCCCATGACCCACGGGCTCCCTGGGCCGAGGACCTGACCGCCGCCACCGTCGGGTTCATCGGCTTCGGACACATCGGAGCCCGCTGCTGGCAGCTCTTCCAGGCGTTCGGCGCGCGGGGCATCGCCGTCACCCGCGGCGGGAACGTGGACGCGGCCGCCCACGGACTCCTGTGGTCCGGGACCGTTGAGAACCTCGGCACCCTGCTGGAAAGCTCCGACGCCGTGGTGGTGTCCGTGCCGCTCACCGACGACACCACCGGGCTGATCGGTGCGGCCGAACTGTCCCGGATGCGCCCGGCCGCCGTCCTCGTCAACGCAGGCCGTGGCCCCGTCGTGGACGAGGACGCGCTCTACCAGGCGCTGAGCGACCGCGCCATCGGCGGCGCCGCGATCGACGTCTGGTACCGGTACCCGGCCGACGGGCACACCGGCGCCCCCAGCAAGCACCCCTTCGACACGCTGGACAACGTCTTGATGACCCCCCACTCCTCGGGCCTCACCCGCCAGACCTTCGCCCACCGCACCGCCGACATCACCGCCAACATCCGCCGGCTCGCCGCGGGCGAACCGCTCCACAACGTGGTGGCGGTGGCCCCGTGA
- a CDS encoding cation diffusion facilitator family transporter, which produces MESRHHHGRWSHRRHQLAHLLKPHSHESAQKVDSALESSAEGMRALWLSLAVLGATALLQAGVVLLCGSVALLGDTVHNAADALTAVPLGVAFVLGRRAANRRFTYGYGRAEDLAGIVIVLTIAASAALAAYEAVDRLLHPRDISHPGVVAVAAVLGFLGNEWVARHRIRVGRRIGSAALVADGLHARTDGFTSLAVLVGAGGVALGWQQADPLVGLAITAAILLVLKDAAREVFRRLMDSVDPAVVDAGEAALRAVPGVLRVAELRMRWIGHRLRAEVTVEVDGGLDLRAAHEVAVEAEHALLHTVPRLTAALVHTDPAPGPGAQDPHHLLAHHTV; this is translated from the coding sequence ATGGAGTCCCGTCATCATCACGGACGCTGGTCCCATCGGCGGCACCAGCTCGCGCATCTGCTGAAACCGCACTCCCACGAGTCGGCGCAGAAGGTCGACTCCGCGCTGGAGTCATCGGCCGAGGGCATGCGTGCCCTGTGGCTCTCCCTCGCCGTCCTGGGCGCTACGGCGCTGCTCCAAGCCGGGGTCGTCCTGCTGTGCGGCTCGGTGGCGCTGCTGGGCGATACCGTCCACAACGCCGCCGACGCGCTGACCGCGGTGCCGCTCGGCGTGGCGTTCGTCCTGGGGCGCCGCGCGGCGAACCGACGGTTCACCTACGGCTACGGCCGGGCCGAGGACCTGGCCGGGATCGTCATCGTCCTGACCATCGCCGCCTCGGCGGCCCTGGCCGCCTACGAGGCCGTGGACCGGCTCCTGCATCCGCGCGACATCTCCCATCCGGGCGTCGTCGCGGTCGCGGCGGTCCTCGGCTTCCTCGGCAACGAATGGGTGGCCCGCCACCGGATCCGGGTCGGGCGGCGGATCGGCTCGGCGGCCCTGGTCGCCGATGGACTGCATGCTCGCACCGACGGATTCACCTCGCTGGCCGTGCTGGTGGGCGCGGGCGGCGTGGCGCTCGGCTGGCAGCAGGCCGATCCGCTCGTAGGCCTGGCCATCACCGCCGCGATCCTGCTCGTCCTCAAGGACGCGGCCCGTGAGGTGTTCCGGCGGCTGATGGACTCCGTCGACCCGGCGGTGGTCGACGCGGGCGAGGCCGCCCTGCGCGCGGTCCCCGGCGTGCTGCGCGTGGCCGAACTCCGGATGCGCTGGATCGGCCACCGGCTGCGCGCCGAGGTCACGGTCGAGGTGGACGGCGGCCTGGATCTGCGCGCGGCGCACGAGGTGGCGGTCGAGGCCGAACACGCCCTCCTCCACACGGTGCCCCGGCTGACCGCCGCCCTGGTGCACACCGATCCGGCCCCTGGGCCGGGCGCGCAGGACCCGCATCACCTGCTGGCCCATCACACCGTCTGA
- a CDS encoding ArsR/SmtB family transcription factor: protein MPVSEPSSTATRSHAHHSGAAQFSTAANVFSLLSDPTRLHLVWSLARGEADVNTLTEASGAARPAVSQHLAKLRLAGLVQVRKEGRRSVYSLHDGHLRRLVTEAVNHADHMVTGAPPHD from the coding sequence ATGCCGGTCAGCGAACCCTCCTCAACTGCGACCCGTTCGCATGCGCATCACAGCGGCGCGGCGCAGTTCTCCACGGCCGCCAATGTCTTCTCGCTGCTCTCCGACCCGACCCGGCTGCATCTGGTGTGGTCCCTCGCCCGGGGCGAGGCCGATGTCAACACCCTGACCGAGGCCAGCGGGGCGGCCCGCCCGGCGGTGAGCCAGCATCTGGCCAAGCTCCGGCTGGCCGGGCTGGTCCAGGTGCGCAAGGAGGGCCGTCGCTCGGTGTACTCCCTTCACGACGGCCATCTGCGCCGACTGGTCACCGAGGCCGTCAACCACGCGGACCACATGGTCACCGGGGCCCCGCCGCACGACTGA